The Pan troglodytes isolate AG18354 chromosome 7, NHGRI_mPanTro3-v2.0_pri, whole genome shotgun sequence genome has a window encoding:
- the RPL7 gene encoding large ribosomal subunit protein uL30 isoform X2, protein MLRKARRKLIYEKAKHYHKEYRQMYRTEIRMARMARKAGNFYVPAEPKLAFVIRIRGINGVSPKVRKVLQLLRLRQIFNGTFVKLNKASINMLRIVEPYIAWGYPNLKSVNELIYKRGYGKINKKRIALTDNALIARSLGKYGIICMEDLIHEIYTVGKRFKEANNFLWPFKLSSPRGGMKKKTTHFVEGGDAGNREDQINRLIRRMN, encoded by the exons ATG CTTCgaaaggcaaggaggaagctTATCTATGAAAAAGCAAAGCACTATCACAAGGAATATAGGCAGATGTACAGAACTGAAATTCGAATGGCGAGGATGGCAAGAAAAGCTGGCAACTTCTATGTACCTGCAGAACCCAAATTGGCGTTTGTCATCAGAATCAGAGG TATCAATGGAGTGAGCCCAAAGGTTCGAAAGGTGTTGCAGCTTCTTCGCCTTCGTCAAATCTTCAATGGAACCTTTGTAAAGCTCAACAAGGCTTCGATTAACATGCTGAGGATTGTAGAGCCATATATTGCATGGGG GTACCCCAATCTGAAGTCAGTAAATGAACTAATCTACAAGCGTGGTTATGGCAAAATCAATAAGAAGCGAATTGCTTTGACAGATAACGCTTTGATTGCTCGATCTCTTG GTAAATACGGCATCATCTGCATGGAGGATTTGATTCATGAGATCTATACTGTTGGAAAACGCTTCAAAGAGGCAAATAACTTCCTGTGGCCCTTCAAATTGTCTTCTCCACGAGgtggaatgaagaaaaagacCACCCATTTTGTAGAAGGTGGAGATGCTGGCAACAGGGAGGACCAGATCAACAGGCTTATTAGAAGAATGAACTAA
- the RPL7 gene encoding large ribosomal subunit protein uL30 isoform X1, with protein sequence MRQLPLFPAGTMEGVEEKKKEVPAVPETLKKKRRNFAELKIKRLRKKFAQKMLRKARRKLIYEKAKHYHKEYRQMYRTEIRMARMARKAGNFYVPAEPKLAFVIRIRGINGVSPKVRKVLQLLRLRQIFNGTFVKLNKASINMLRIVEPYIAWGYPNLKSVNELIYKRGYGKINKKRIALTDNALIARSLGKYGIICMEDLIHEIYTVGKRFKEANNFLWPFKLSSPRGGMKKKTTHFVEGGDAGNREDQINRLIRRMN encoded by the exons ATGCGCCAACTTCCTCTTTTTCCGGCTGGAACCATGGAGGGTGTAGA agagaagaagaaggaggttCCTGCTGTGCCAGAAACCCTTAAGAAAAAGCGAAGGAATTTCGCAGAGCTGAAGATCAAGCGCCTGAGAAAGAAGTTTGCCCAAAAGATG CTTCgaaaggcaaggaggaagctTATCTATGAAAAAGCAAAGCACTATCACAAGGAATATAGGCAGATGTACAGAACTGAAATTCGAATGGCGAGGATGGCAAGAAAAGCTGGCAACTTCTATGTACCTGCAGAACCCAAATTGGCGTTTGTCATCAGAATCAGAGG TATCAATGGAGTGAGCCCAAAGGTTCGAAAGGTGTTGCAGCTTCTTCGCCTTCGTCAAATCTTCAATGGAACCTTTGTAAAGCTCAACAAGGCTTCGATTAACATGCTGAGGATTGTAGAGCCATATATTGCATGGGG GTACCCCAATCTGAAGTCAGTAAATGAACTAATCTACAAGCGTGGTTATGGCAAAATCAATAAGAAGCGAATTGCTTTGACAGATAACGCTTTGATTGCTCGATCTCTTG GTAAATACGGCATCATCTGCATGGAGGATTTGATTCATGAGATCTATACTGTTGGAAAACGCTTCAAAGAGGCAAATAACTTCCTGTGGCCCTTCAAATTGTCTTCTCCACGAGgtggaatgaagaaaaagacCACCCATTTTGTAGAAGGTGGAGATGCTGGCAACAGGGAGGACCAGATCAACAGGCTTATTAGAAGAATGAACTAA